In one Pseudoclavibacter sp. Marseille-Q3772 genomic region, the following are encoded:
- the serB gene encoding phosphoserine phosphatase SerB, translating to MTLGDLKLTPMHGSGQITPGARFLVVLDVDSTLIEDEVIELIADYAGVRERVAEVTERAMRGELDFEGSLRERVALLKGVTTDEIAQVYERITVTHGVPEMVSAVHDAGGRVGCVSGGFHEVLDPLAAHLNLDLWRANRFAVDDAGVLTGEVDGTIVGREVKAQTLRSWAQSLGVPLERTVAVGDGANDLGMMGIAGLSVAFDAKPVVRAQASVCLRDRDMTQLLPLLGIR from the coding sequence ATGACCCTAGGCGATCTCAAACTCACTCCCATGCATGGCTCGGGGCAGATTACGCCCGGCGCAAGATTTCTTGTCGTACTCGATGTGGATTCGACCCTCATCGAAGATGAGGTCATCGAACTGATCGCTGACTACGCCGGTGTGCGTGAACGGGTCGCCGAGGTGACCGAACGCGCGATGCGGGGCGAGCTCGATTTCGAAGGTAGTCTGCGCGAGCGGGTTGCGCTGCTCAAGGGTGTTACAACGGATGAGATCGCTCAGGTGTATGAGCGCATCACGGTAACGCACGGCGTTCCCGAAATGGTTTCGGCGGTGCACGACGCCGGTGGCCGAGTGGGGTGCGTCTCAGGAGGATTCCACGAGGTGCTTGATCCACTGGCTGCGCACCTGAACTTGGACCTGTGGCGGGCGAATCGATTCGCTGTGGATGACGCCGGTGTACTCACCGGCGAGGTGGATGGGACCATCGTCGGTCGTGAGGTCAAGGCACAAACACTGCGCAGCTGGGCACAATCGCTCGGCGTTCCGCTGGAACGCACAGTCGCTGTCGGTGATGGCGCCAATGATCTGGGCATGATGGGCATCGCTGGCCTGTCAGTGGCATTTGACGCCAAGCCCGTTGTGCGCGCGCAAGCCAGCGTTTGCCTGCGCGATCGCGACATGACCCAACTTCTGCCGTTGCTTGGCATTCGATAG